The Cicer arietinum cultivar CDC Frontier isolate Library 1 chromosome 1, Cicar.CDCFrontier_v2.0, whole genome shotgun sequence genome contains the following window.
AGTGCTTGTATCTGTATGAATGGTGGAGTCATCAATGAACATGCCATGTCTTCTTTTCCTCCTAGCTAATTTGCCCCATCCATGAATGGTTTCCCTTATCCTCTGTGGGATTAATGCTGCCTTATAGTTTGTTCCCATCTGAAATAAATGTAGGAATGTTGTTATGTTATTGCATGAGACATGAATGTGGCAAAAGCTCTTTACTAGAATGATTCTCTCAATGCAACAACTCCATTTCTCAAGTAGCACAAGACAAATATTATTCATCATTCTAAAAGGAAGCTATCTATAATTGCAATCTTGTCCGATGAAGTATGAACACATTATTACTTGGTAATTATGCAACTCCAAAGTCCAAACTCAATATGGAGTCTTGGCAGCCAAACCTGCATCCCTCTCCAGCCAAATTGTAAGCCATTTTGGCTGAACAGGGGTTTAAGGAGTTTTTGGCTGCAGGGAATCCAAATTCTTACATTTCAAAGTTATGAGTTCAAGCTTTCATGTTTGGGAATATGTGCAGACACCAAAGCAAACACATGTATTCTTTTCTAGGTCTAGTGTTACCTGGGTGACGAGAGCATAGAGTGGCAAGGTGCTGTAACTGCAAAGAAACTGTCCGGCAAACCTACAAAGTTGAATATAAGAAAAGATAAAGGCACATGATGATTTAACCATCAATTCTTGTGTAAACTAAGCCAATAAAGATTTAACAGCAACATTTTGCATTACATAATTGCATCAATTTCCATGCCAAAtagttatttgaaattaaaaaacaacGCACTACTTCCTTTATTGACTTAGTTTACacaagataataaaataattctttGATTTAAATCCagatagagaaaaaaaacaGAAGCTGTCTTGATTTCTGCATACCCCAAGATTAGCCTTAAATAAACAAGGCGGTGGTTTCTAATAAAGCAGGAATTATATCCAAACTGCCACTGCAgtaaaaaagaaagacattttatttagtcaaatgcaacttaataaattttattaaattttatttagacattttatcaatttattctATTTGAACTGCTTAATACAGAATCTTGCGTAAGTCATtggttaatttaaatttttgagcAATATAACTCTTCTACAATTCAAGAGTCAGCTTAAACTTAAAATATGATCCTTATTAATACTCCTAAGTGTAATTCTACATCTTAAAATAGATAAGGAAGTACCCAAAACCAAAAGAATGAAGCCAATTCAAATGCATTCTGTcaatgaaaaaagaaagaaagaatatcAGAagttaataagaaaaataacaaatcTAAGCGAGAAATAATTGCACAAGATGTAGACGAACCATGAACAACCTGGAAGAGAATGAAATGGATTAAGGAAAGTAATAGCTCAGGCTTTTTAAACCAAAAAAGTTCATCGCGAGGCCTCAACTTAGCTCCTGAGGTGAAACCGGTAATTCCAGCATTCTCCAATGCTAAGGTTGCAATAACTTGTTGTAGTTTTGTTCCCACCAAAAGAACAAGCTGTGCTTGAACAATAACACATAATAAATAGCATGAGAAATTCAAAGGCAAGGTTTAGAGTCTCTTCAACTTTAATTCGACACTAAGGACATATCATGGATATGAGggaaaaaattagaaaaacttCAAGCAAACTAAACACATAATTATTGTTAGAACAGTCACCCTAGTTCAAAAGCAAACAAAGACCACACAAGACTTGATCCCGGAGTTCGACCAATTGTGCCTACGTCTCTAACTGCAGATGACTGCAATGATTTTCTATCATTCAAGCTTAGGACTATAGATTACATCTGTTTAAATACTACAGTCTAGTTTACAAGATTACCCCTCACAGCAGCTCGAGCAATCTGTCCACTTATCTGTAAACTATGAGTCATACCCAGCAATTATAGTATAAAACTCTTTTAGAAGTTACTAATAGAATTTGTGATTAATAAAACAATTGTAggctaaaaatattttagtatattcaattaatttatataccATTTTAGTGAATATGCccagttttatttttatttttttaataaaattatgggCAGTTTTATGCTACTTCACCAATATGCATACTGTTCTAATCAAATTCCAAAGAAAAACTCACCAACTATGATAGGTATCTTATATGTACTTGTAGTTATAGGCCCAATTGTCCAAGACCCACTTAGAGTTATCCAAAGAGGCAAATTAGATAAAGGGAATTATAAGGGATAGTGGAGAGAGAGGGAGGTTATATTGAACATCTTTCAGTTAGAACCTTCGTGGTTTACGCAAAGGAAGAATTATTTCTTCTCTGAGGAGCTTTTCTCTGGGATTACAGAAGTTATCTTCTGTAATAGTTATCTTTTTTCCATTAATAATAcagttttctttttctcttaatCCGGGTTCCTATCAAATAGCCCAACCACACGTTCGCAAAGTCAATGGTTCGGGAACAAAAGTAAAAAAGTACAGAGGGAATGAAAAAGGTAACTTACAGATATAGGAATGATAGCTATCCAGAAATATAGATTAGATCCTGTGTTAAACCCAAAAAGAAACTAATTGTAAGTTTCAACACTATGCAAAACTAAGTAATACCTCTGATccctattattaaaaaaaaaaaaactgatgtTAAAATGTATTGATTGTTAGAATTCTTTTTATATCCTTATTTAATATAAGATATATATTTACCAGAAACTCACATGGTGGATATAAACATTTAATGCTAGTGGTATACTTggaataaaatttcaattttataacatGAAATAAACTCTTTGGTCCCGGTATTTTTGTAATTCCTTCTTAATATACCAGAGGGACTATAACTTAACCATGTCAGGCAATCCAAGAGAGAAACGGAATTTAAGTGGAATGGAAGCTTTTGCCAAAAAATGATCCCCGgcaaaaaaatttagagatgTTATAATCAAGGAAAAATATGATAAACTACTTTCACCTCGATTTTCACAGTAGGCAATACCTTTAATGTTGAAAAGCATGAAACAAACAACAAATCCCCAGAGTAGGCCACTGCAAGAGATTTAACAAAACCAACAGGATTATCAGATTTCAACTGTCAGAACCAAGTCGTAAAAAcgaaagaaataataaaataacaacaaaagagAAATAGTATGTCCAAGATCAAGCACAAAACTAGTTATACTAAATGATCAGAATTTGACCTCCAAAACTGATTGTCATGAAGCTACAATAATAGTTACAGCTCAATCTCAACTAATACTAACCTCACACCAACTATCCTTTGGAATTCCTCCTCCATAGATCGAACCATGTAGCTGTGGAAGTCATATTTTGATGAAAGGTTGTGATTCTGCCAACAAGAAAAACAGACAATAAAGTAGTTAACATTCACATAGTAGAAGTTTACGCATACTACATAGTGCCAAGAAACCTGACATACAAGTAcctttataaagaaaaaaataatatcaaataaatgcATGAAGTAACTTTAAAAGGCATATTCCAGTCTCCACTAGAAAATTAGAACTGAAGATTTTTTCGCAGAAAAATAGAAGTTTAGAGGTATGAGTTAGCTCATGAGTCTCATCATATGGTCAGTTATTAGTTTAGATATTATCATAACATGCAAATACAATGACATAGGAGCCACATGACTCAACAATTTAcacctaaaatattttttattgcatTATTGCATACCATGATGAAGCCTTTTCGAAGTGTAAGGTAGTCAGCGCGAACCACAGAACGCCCAAATTGTCGAAAAAAGCATGTCTGCAATGCAACTTGATTAGACttaaacatgtaaatatatGAAGCCAGGATTTGTGCCAAGACTTCTTACAAATATATGCTTGTTGAAACGGAGCTAGATGGTTAAAATGACGTACAGTAAATTGTGGAATGGAGTATTAGGTGACCATAAAGTATATTCATAAAAAAGAAGTTTGCCATCAAAAGATGATGACAGTTATAAGAGATTCATGCATTTAGTATTTGAGGATTGCAATTTCATTTTTCATGTTTTACCACAAAAGAAGAACCATTAAGAGTTAAATCTTACTTTACTCAATATACTTGCTTCCAtgagaataattttttactgGTCAACCTAATTGACCATAATTTGTTTAGAAAAGCAAACTGAGGAAAAGGTAAAAAGTATAGCTAAGTTAACCATGCAAAGATGGCGAActctttgttttttatttcaaatattcttcatatcttccttctttcatcaaataaattaaagaaataaaaggcAAGAATACAGCAAACATAAATGAAACAAATTCGAATGAAAATGAGAAAACAGGTGGAGATATTTAATTACCATCCAAATGACTAATGGATTTGATGTATGAGACTTGACAAAGGTTGATTGCCTTCGCATAGTCATCTGCCTAGTAATTTCTGTCTCAACAAAAGAAATGACGAGCCAATTCCTTAATACAGTTACCATATGAATTACACTACCATATACTTTTACCAATGAGCAAGTTTTTCAAAAGCATAAGTTGTTAAACAGAGGTAAATGAACTTTATAGCAAGTTCACACGAGATATTTGATAATGAAATGTGAACAATGCACCAAAgctaaatttaattaacatatGAAGATCTAATACAACATCAAGGACCAATTGTCCAAAAATCTTAAATAGTTAGGTTAATATGCATGTACATCCAGAATTTCGATCCATTATAGATCGCAGAGCGNNNNNNNNNNNNNNNNNNNNNNNNNNNNNNNNNNNNNNNNNNNNNNNNNNNNNNNNNNNNNNNNNNNNNNNNNNNNNNNNNNNNNNNNNNNNNNNNNNNNNNNNNNNNNNNNNNNNNNNNNNNNNNNNNNNNNNNNNNNNNNNNNNNNNNNNNNNNNNNNNNNNNNNNNNNNNNNNNNNNNNNNNNNNNNNNNNNNNNNNNNNNNNNNNNNNNNNNNNNGGAGGTTTAAACTTTGGTCATTCAAAATTCTAAATGCTTGTCTGTTTAATTGAAATTCGATGGCTAGTAGGTGAAGGTTTGAAGAGTAAATGTTCTAGAATCGGTTTTTTGCATATAAATTCATTGATTCCAATTTTGTAGAGTGAGGATTTTCATAATCAGGGCATTAGACTATAAAGcttcattttaaattaattgacacatgaaaagaaaaaagttgaAAGAAGCCCAACAAGACCAAAAgtaagtaaaacaataaaaatagtcATAAGTTGAGGGAAATTAAATGTGAACTCCTTGGCAGAATTTTGCATAAAATCATTATGGCATAACGAAACTATATGAGTTGATGTCCTTTGTAAGTTTGTATAGTAAACAGGATACAAATAAAGTTAGTTTATCTTGAGGAATAATGCATATAAAAGTTAGCACATTGAGATGGATTATGCTAACCAGCTAAATAATTGCGTCGATCCATGTGAGCCTCCTCCTCCCACACTCTCCAACTGTGAATCTGGTTTGAACTAAAAGTGTTATTATGTCAAACCGAAATCTAAAAATGATAATACCAGAATGTTTTGCCCGCTAAGTCAATATTGAGCAAACTAAATAAATTACACTTTAGAAATATACAATCTAGTCGTAGATAATTGCTCCATGGCAATTAAATgttttggtttgatatgataattttatcaattttcaaattcttaCTATATCAATAGTTAGCCAAAACTAGTCTATCATAATTCATAAGCTTGCCaacatcaataattaaaatgaaaaaggcATGAGGTAGTATTCACTGACAGCAGAAATATAATATGGATTAGTATCAAATAACCTATTTAGAATGACTCAAACTACTCAAATGCATTACACCAATATTGTTTAAGcataaaaaagaacaaaacatTCAACATGCAAACAATAATGATAGATGTGTGGAAGTTAGGTCTCATCtacatttaaaaaacaatatctCACCTTCACAATGGCTAACAACATTGTTAGGCAACTGTAAGATACGTGTGTGATCgccatgacaaaaatgaaccgatgCAACTGCTCTAGGCCTTCATACGAAACAAACGGTTCATAACCCTGAGTAACATAATAGATTGCAAATCAACCTCCATTAACATAATAGAGCAGTAAAAGCTAAAGATAgtcaaatttaataaatgtaAGGTATATAGTTCATGCCACTTTGCAGGAGTTTCTATTTATTCCATTCAACACCCTTCTAATTATGCGTGGGTAAGAAGCAGCCATCAATAGTTTACGTCCTTCGGAGCCATTCTCTTCAATTTCTTTATCAATCTCAGATTGAGAGCAGGGATCAAAAGCACTATTGTAGAACTTTGACGGAATGCAAATATTTGCTATCATGCCAGAGGTAGCAGTAAGTAGGAGAGATATAAATCCGAGCAACATCAACTCTGACGATAAATtgcaaaataatgaaaattgaTCAGCGAAAGATACACATTACATAAAATTAGCACAATGCAGAGAAGTCAGTAAGGACTAACAACAACAATTCCAAAAGAACTACTGTTCATATTAGAAAAAATCTTCAGTAGAATTTAATGCACATTGACATGTACCTTCTTTCATCTTCTCCAAAGCTTCGAGCAAAGGTTTTCTATTAGTTTTTCGAAGCCACTGCAGCcacagaaaaaaaatatagcCACACATCAGAATTCAtacctaagaaaaaaaaaaagcttattCACAAACCCTTAAAAAAGGAATGGTTTGGTTACTAGTAAGGCTAATACACGATTAAGATAGAATCAAGCACAAAACATCaaattagaaatataaatttatgcATATGAGTCAAATTGCATTTGGAAAAAGTGCTTCTTTCCTTGCAAATAGATGCAACATTAAatccaaatttaaatatttattaggcAAAACACTACTTTTCCTGTCATTTCATGTTTTTCACCTCTGCCCTTCCTCAACTCAATTTCATTCACAAATCTGACGGTATCTTTCAAGTCTTAATCTTAACTTCTTAAGTTTGCAAAATgctttaaaaatataacaagcTTCCAATCTATGAAGCACTGACATAAATAAGAACACTGGATACCACACTAACTATATCATGTAGACATCGgtaataaattaagaaaataaagtaATTGAATGTCACTACATGTGTTGATGTGTTGGTGTCTTGTCATTATCTGCACCAACACGCAAGCGTTGAACACACCTTAGTGGGAGTGCTACATACCATACAACATTTCCCAATAACTACATAGATTAACATATAAAAACCAACAAAGCTCAACAATAAGATTTCAAGCAATACTTACAATGCTTAAACGGTTAATGGAGCGCTCGACAAGCAAAGAGACAGCAACAAAGATGGCCAACACAGTTGCAACAGACCATGTAGGAGTCAAGGCCAATGACCTTGTTTCTTGTTCATTCTCTGCTGCCATCTTGAATTATCCAAAAACCACAATCCAAACCTTATATGTGACTAAGTgccttaaaaaaaatgtaaggcAACTAAATTAACTAAAAAGAAGGGTCtcatttaatatcaaatttgaaAACTATCTTTGAGCATAAGAATTTGACAGAAACTCCAAATGAACCTTCACTGCATATCAAAATCCTCCACACTTCAAAggtataaattttcaaaattacagAAATACCCCCATGGCTTTTCTCCGAAAGAAAAGATGGGGGAAAAGACTAATTTTCTCTAAAGATGATTAAAAAAGTAAGCAAggttgtttcttttccttccaGAAAGCTCTTGAGAACCTTTTAGACAAACCCCATTTTCAAATCAAGCTCAAATTACTAgctctacaaaataaaataaaaattcattgtATAACTGTTTCAACAATAGTGAGAAGCAGATTCAGACGTTCTGAAAATACAACGTTAAACAGTGTCTGGAATCTAGGAAAGTGAGAGAAGAATGGAAGTTAGAAGTGAAAACTGAAGATctctatctatatataaaaaggtgaaagaaagaaacaaaagaaataGTTTGAACATATAAAACTATCAAAAATACATTGAATGAGTTAAACCAAAACTGTTGTGAGGGAAGGGGTAAGCGCGTCTTTTTCCAGCTGCAACTGCAATGCCAATGTAGACTTCAGTATCTTCCCTGCTCCACCTGCCAACTCGcattactattttaattacttttttctttttttctttttgttttgataaatattatcaatattttttaatcatggATGTGGATGTCACTTGTACTAaactttcactttttttttaaggtttaaGTACCATATTTTTATAAAGGTTTAACTACATTTTAGACTCaaagacaaaaaaagaaattacattGAATCTACCTAATACTGTATTTGGTAAGCTGTAAGATGAATGGAATATTTCTTTATAAGTGTttgaaaggaagaaaaaaatgagtAAAATCTTCTTTAATCAtcatttgttattattattattattttttgtgtgtgaaaGATTTGGAGCAGAAGGAGGCAATTAAATAAACgtatttaaaacttatttatttttcttgaatcaaatacaattttaattaaaattattcatcatttctgttttttattgaataaaaaatatactctTTTCGTTGAActaaaaatattctaaattttttcattatacaattttagaccctttaatttttttggagaaattttGGCCACATATTTAtcccattttttatttcttagcCTCAGTGATATATTTGTTGGATTTTTTTTAGGTTCGTGATAGTAAAATACAGCTAATaatttctcccattttcatcttttctcTTCCCATCTTTCAGCTCAATCCAACTCCTCCATCTCATGATCAACATCAACTTGACTTCTTCCTCAACCAAAATGAAGAAGGAAAAAAACCATGAATCTAATTTGCATATCGAATTTTTCCTTGAAGTGTTTGGTGATTCTCTATGAAGACGTGCTTAAAGTGCATGGGGTTGTTGACGGATTTATGAAGCAATGAGTTGAGGTCCATTTAGTTTATTTGAGCCGAAATCTATTCCAAGAAgaatgtattaatatattttaaatattgtaagtTTTAATACATATGAAAACAtatcttttgaaaaaaagtAATACAATATGCTCATTTGATTGAATTTGGGTCAAATCGTACCTAAATAATGTCCATGCACCAAGCACGTGTTTGTTTCCATTTTTATCTCCTATAATTGTGGCACCTGCAACTGCACCAGCACCAAGGAATCTATCTATATTGGTGTACTCATTTTTCaccctttttgtttttttctttcttattggGATTCATTATTTGAAATCTATTTTAGTAAATTGAAAATAACCTATCATTGATAGTAAGAAATTAATTGGAAACAATTCCGTtggaattttttaatataattctatttttgggacgaatataattattattaaataaagcAAAAGAATTCGCttaagtaaaaattaatattacatagaacaaaatttatttgtatttcttattttttaggtgattttccTATTACATATGCCGATACAAAaccaatattaataaataaggtaaaatattttaataagaaaattatgatTAAAGTAGTATTTTCGTTAAGGTAGTATATAAATTGATATAAAACATTAAGTCAAAAAGTCCttaaactctaatttaattgacaaaTGCCGATATTGTTAGATTTGATATGTTGTTTTGGATTCGAATATATATCTCACAgttgtgtgaattaattatagtcaaaaatttattatctctttcaagataaaaagaaaatattaaataaaaaaaaattgatacaaaatataacaacttttatatttgatatatataatatggaGTTTgatgattatatattgatggTGTAAATCAAATAGTTTTACGCTTTTACCTTGTataatcatattaataaaacatagtgaaatatcttttatattgaAACTAGTTTACACATTTCCTTTTTTCTCTGTATACAGAACATAGTGAAATATAccattataaaattgaaatgtttgGGGGGAAAAATTGATATATCCTACTTAGTTACGTCcagaatacaaatacaaatgCTACACCTAAATGATCATGCAGAATGCACGTGCcggattgtatttattttttagtgatGCTATTTAGTATAAGTAATTTGAAGAAATTATCAATTTATTAGAGAttgataaaaaatcatttttaaatttggtAAGAAGCAGGAGaggataaaaaaaatctagacctttatatttttgttgttagttttacttttttatctttcaaggttttttttttcccttctgttattatattatatatcaatcgtaacttttttttttttacaatttgacaTAGTATATCAAATTATCAATCGCACTCGGTGTGTTGTGTTGTCTCTAACCACTCTCAACGAATATATACAGGTCTCACTTTttacactaattttttttattcagatTAGTTTTCAATCGATCCATGCACCTTTTAATTAAAGTTTTGGTCCAAccattttgagtatttttctcacttttaattcccaccaaaaatgtaaaaattttaattaacaaagTGCAAAGACCAATTCTAATGTGTgaaaaattttgtaaaaaataaagaattttaattatcatgtattaatataaaatttttaaatatcataattatttatgaatatttattataaaagtatattattttaaataatttaataattataattgatcgataatataaattttttatacattcataatatatatgaattaaattcaaaaaaaaaaaaacgttacAATAATATGAGATATtgctaaaatattaattagaaggAGATGTATTATATTAAGAGAGTAATAGTAGAGCACCGTAAACAGTTTTAAACCATAGTAATTATTAACTGGCTCATTGTTTGATTCTCGATCCTTGTTGGGTTGTTTTCgaatttgattattattacttgtttttatatttaaataataaaaaacgtGAAAACTGCAGAAAGTATACTCagattatttttcattattttcaacaTTTATCCATTTTTAGGTTATAAATCTTCATTGTTTTCTCTAATGCATAAATAaagtgtaaaaaatattattttataaattattaataaaatatattatcattttttgaatttcaaaaaactgttttaaaacaatttttttatttttacaattcaTATCAATTCACTTTTATTGttatcattatcatttttaACAGATATATTTAGTGTATGTTAGTacaaattacattaaatttttttaaaatataaatttaccaTTCATTCTATTTACATCTTATTGGTGAGgcgaataaataaaaaaaatacttcgtCTCATTTACATATGATAatacataatataataattgttattattgcACGTAGAGATTATAAAATGTATTGTATCGTTACATTTTAGGTTCAATTCAATTGTTTTTAACATGGGTTACGAGGATGATGCAAAATTAGAGTAAGAATAGGATGATCCTTTCGAGcacttcaaatattatttttgtttttttcatcAAGAATGTACATTCACTCTTATATTGTTCAGGTTTGTTACAATGGAAGCAACTTCTTCACTTCCTTTTCatgtgattatttttattattgttgtcaTGAACTTTCTCATCTTCTTGATCTATTTTTCTCATTCGACTTGCTAAATTTTTCATCCTCAATATAACATGAACTTTCTCATTAATATCATCTTGTTTTCGATACTCTTCTTTCAACAGAAGGTAGTTTCTGAATTGATCAAGAAAAATGTCTTCCTTCTTATTTCATacttcttttgaattttttttatatgatggggaataaacacaaacacaaataaTAAGTAATACACAACGATATAAAATTCTCCCAACTTGCAAGAACTCGTTGGGagcaacaataaatatatgGCAGCAAATTAATCCAAATAAAAAGACGTAATGAACACCGATATTTTAACGCCCTCAATGCAAGGTAAGAACCACATGCCGTCTAGACCAAAGAAATAGTTctactataatcaaataaggaTACAAGAGAGTCTCAAAATGATAACCAGCCAAAATAACAAAGCACTAAAGCCTACAAATGAAaagcaagaagaagaaaaactctCAAAAACCTGCTtctgtgcgagcacgatttctccccctCCAAACGTCATTTCACCTATCCGACGGTTGAAAACGAAGACCTGAATATTGCTAACCGGCTGTCCAACGGTGAACGAATGTGCAATAGATATTTTTCTGTAactaatttaacaaaatcagaaatagggttactcttctcttttatcTTTTGGTGGATGtttttcctatcaaaatagtctctctcttttaaccctaattagaccactctccacttaaataagtgagacacatggactACAATATTTGAGTTTTTCTTCATATAAAAAGTGAGCTCAATACCTAACACGATAATCGAAGAAACAATTATAGTTTTATGACTTTCATCCCTTATGCATTGCTTATAATTATTAAGAATTCTTTATGTTTCATGCATTTGTTCCATAAGATGCCCTACTATCAACTATTTCTTGTTACTCATTTCTGGTTGATAGTATCCTAATATACAACAAATGCATTAAATAGAAAGAATGCTTAATAACTATAACCAACATAAAATGCATATAAATGAAACCATTATTGTATCAATTATTGATAAACTCTCTCATTCATGGAAATAAttcaaaaacatataaaaagaaGATATTTCTCTTAATCAATTGCGAAACCACATTCGATTCAAAGAAGAGTATCAGAAACATGATGATACTAAGAACCAATATACTCATtgaaaagttcatgtaatggaGGATGGAAAATCGTGTAAGTGCAATCAGAAAATGAATCAAGATGATGAAAAATTTCATGGAGAAATTATcacaagaaaaagaagagaggaaattgttttcattgtgGCAAACAGAGACATTTTAAGAGTAAATGTAGATTCTTGAAGTTaaagaataaagaaaatgataatTTCTATGTGCAATATTAACAATTATtaaattctttattttcatattctttttattctaattttgcAGCATCCTCGCAATACAAgttctaataaattattaattgaacagaaaaaaaattgaaataattcatttgaaattttcgaataTAGTTAAGATGATATAAATTGAACTTAATTTGTAACTCCATAAACAAATGAAGTTGAGAGACTTCAGATTCCTCCGATTATGAGATCATTGTGTGTACATTGCTGCCACATATTACACCGAAGTTTTTTCTTGAATTACAACAAAGTTTTTGATTGAATCACAACAAAGTTGAAAACACTAGGTAGTTTCTAAAGTAGTCCATTTTATGTTGAGTTTAAATGTGACTGGTTAAAGTTTACACTAGGTTGTTGGAttgaaaataaatgattaaattttatgtCGACTATGAATAAATAAACTGAACGTTGaatttataagataaatgacTCGTATATATAGTGTTAaagtttttgataaaaatgttGGATCAAAGTCTTTTATGACTCTAAACCATTTGATTTATTGTTACTCTTGTATCCTCAAACTCCCAATACTTTTGTCAACTATCCAAAAACTTCAAAGCCAACATTAATTTGAATGATGCCAATTTGAATGTACCCTCAAAATTATACCCGA
Protein-coding sequences here:
- the LOC101511064 gene encoding MLO-like protein 11 isoform X1 → MAAENEQETRSLALTPTWSVATVLAIFVAVSLLVERSINRLSIWLRKTNRKPLLEALEKMKEELMLLGFISLLLTATSGMIANICIPSKFYNSAFDPCSQSEIDKEIEENGSEGRKLLMAASYPRIIRRVLNGINRNSCKVGYEPFVSYEGLEQLHRFIFVMAITHVSYSCLTMLLAIVKIHSWRVWEEEAHMDRRNYLAEITRQMTMRRQSTFVKSHTSNPLVIWMTCFFRQFGRSVVRADYLTLRKGFIMNHNLSSKYDFHSYMVRSMEEEFQRIVGVSGLLWGFVVCFMLFNIKGSNLYFWIAIIPISLVLLVGTKLQQVIATLALENAGITGFTSGAKLRPRDELFWFKKPELLLSLIHFILFQNAFELASFFWFWWQFGYNSCFIRNHRLVYLRLILGFAGQFLCSYSTLPLYALVTQMGTNYKAALIPQRIRETIHGWGKLARRKRRHGMFIDDSTIHTDTSTVLSIEEEDQIIDDSFKDLVTGTGVELQPVKTVTSISSPIANETSSRAVTPLLRPSASLSSSVPFSSRHEPVIRSSSMPSGR
- the LOC101511064 gene encoding MLO-like protein 11 isoform X2; this encodes MCGYIFFLWLQWLRKTNRKPLLEALEKMKEELMLLGFISLLLTATSGMIANICIPSKFYNSAFDPCSQSEIDKEIEENGSEGRKLLMAASYPRIIRRVLNGINRNSCKVGYEPFVSYEGLEQLHRFIFVMAITHVSYSCLTMLLAIVKIHSWRVWEEEAHMDRRNYLAEITRQMTMRRQSTFVKSHTSNPLVIWMTCFFRQFGRSVVRADYLTLRKGFIMNHNLSSKYDFHSYMVRSMEEEFQRIVGVSGLLWGFVVCFMLFNIKGSNLYFWIAIIPISLVLLVGTKLQQVIATLALENAGITGFTSGAKLRPRDELFWFKKPELLLSLIHFILFQNAFELASFFWFWWQFGYNSCFIRNHRLVYLRLILGFAGQFLCSYSTLPLYALVTQMGTNYKAALIPQRIRETIHGWGKLARRKRRHGMFIDDSTIHTDTSTVLSIEEEDQIIDDSFKDLVTGTGVELQPVKTVTSISSPIANETSSRAVTPLLRPSASLSSSVPFSSRHEPVIRSSSMPSGR